One Myxococcales bacterium genomic window carries:
- a CDS encoding chemotaxis protein CheW: MSDDLAELVRGAQRPGAAAAAPATPTQPHVGLRSGSRWFALAAADVIEVVAVPTVTRVPAAPAHVLGVAMIRTRLVPMIDLELLLTGRPTPRLERGRAVVARAGAVELGVVALATRGLVALADGDRVDGSPAERPGWVAREVAHGDELYAVIDVAALAEQVLRGHA; this comes from the coding sequence GTGAGCGACGATCTGGCCGAGCTGGTGCGTGGCGCCCAGCGCCCGGGCGCCGCGGCCGCCGCGCCCGCGACGCCGACCCAGCCCCACGTCGGGCTGCGCAGCGGCTCGCGCTGGTTCGCGCTGGCGGCGGCCGACGTGATCGAGGTGGTCGCGGTGCCGACCGTGACCCGGGTCCCGGCGGCGCCGGCCCACGTGCTCGGCGTCGCGATGATCCGGACCCGGCTGGTGCCGATGATCGATCTCGAGCTGCTCTTGACCGGTCGCCCGACGCCGCGGCTCGAGCGCGGCCGCGCGGTGGTCGCGCGCGCGGGCGCGGTCGAGCTCGGCGTCGTCGCGCTCGCGACCCGCGGCCTGGTGGCGCTGGCGGACGGCGATCGCGTCGACGGCTCGCCGGCCGAGCGGCCCGGCTGGGTCGCGCGCGAGGTGGCGCACGGCGACGAGCTGTACGCGGTGATCGACGTCGCGGCGCTGGCCGAGCAGGTGCTGCGGGGGCACGCGTGA
- a CDS encoding slipin family protein: protein MSDQRDSEFRSDTTHQLGLSVVSVIVFAVFAGAGAAAAIASKLHGERLLGALGATVAVAGYMALAPRVAAQWQSAVILRLGKFAGLRGPGLFWIIPLIERPTIWIDRRVRTTGFAAEKTLTADTVPVDVDAVLFWSVTDPMKAALEVEDFEEAVAWAAQTALRDIIGKTELGPMLVGRENLDVEMQALIGARTRSWGISVQSVEIRDVMIPPSLEDAMSRRAQAERERQARIILSGAEVEIADKFAQAAARYHNNPIALQLRSLNLLYEGMKERGSIMVVPSSMSDSMGVGSFAGLAAMNGQLTGVPALPALPPSGKGDEPGR, encoded by the coding sequence ATGAGTGACCAACGCGACTCGGAATTTCGCAGCGACACGACCCACCAGCTCGGCCTGAGCGTCGTGTCGGTGATCGTGTTCGCGGTGTTCGCTGGCGCGGGCGCGGCCGCGGCGATCGCCAGCAAGCTCCACGGCGAGCGCCTGCTCGGCGCGCTCGGCGCGACCGTGGCGGTCGCCGGCTACATGGCCCTGGCGCCGCGCGTGGCCGCGCAGTGGCAGAGCGCCGTGATCTTACGGCTCGGCAAGTTCGCCGGGCTGCGCGGGCCCGGCCTGTTCTGGATCATCCCGCTGATCGAGCGGCCGACGATCTGGATCGATCGCCGCGTCCGCACCACCGGGTTCGCGGCCGAGAAGACCTTGACCGCCGACACCGTGCCGGTCGACGTCGACGCGGTGCTGTTCTGGTCGGTCACCGACCCGATGAAGGCCGCGCTCGAGGTCGAGGACTTCGAGGAGGCGGTGGCGTGGGCCGCGCAGACCGCGCTGCGCGACATCATCGGCAAGACCGAGCTCGGGCCGATGCTGGTCGGGCGCGAGAACCTCGACGTCGAGATGCAGGCGCTGATCGGCGCCCGGACCCGGAGCTGGGGCATCTCGGTCCAGTCGGTCGAGATCCGCGACGTGATGATCCCGCCCAGCCTCGAGGACGCGATGTCGCGCCGGGCCCAGGCCGAGCGCGAGCGCCAGGCCCGGATCATCCTCAGCGGCGCCGAGGTCGAGATCGCCGACAAGTTCGCGCAGGCCGCGGCCCGCTACCACAACAATCCGATCGCGCTGCAGCTGCGCTCGCTCAACCTGCTCTACGAGGGCATGAAGGAGCGCGGCTCGATCATGGTCGTGCCGTCGTCGATGTCGGACTCGATGGGCGTCGGCTCCTTCGCGGGCCTGGCGGCGATGAACGGCCAGCTCACCGGCGTGCCGGCGCTGCCGGCGCTGCCGCCGAGCGGCAAGGGCGACGAGCCCGGCCGCTGA
- a CDS encoding response regulator, with amino-acid sequence MTDDDLRGRRLEAFRAIAAERLGNISLGWIELEHDPATAARTDAMLRELHTLKGEAGLLGLLEVADAVHALEELVGGAVRGAGPVAPEVGDRVLGGLQAVGAAIAGDVGASAAALAAFTAAASRTAVAAAPAGPAAPTLAAGPGTDLAHGLAAAAAGSVRIDVEQLDRIRTVVGDLVAVRHRLAGVTASVARARQHPGDIDDTLAAVHGHLRDDVRRLTAMATSLDLVVRDLRMVPIAQVLARIPLVARELARELGKAVRVVVHDGGVEADRAVLEELQAPLMHLVRNALDHGIEPAAERVAAGKPEVGTLTITADVRGSVLRLQLADDGGGIDVDLVRRRAVEQGLIEAPSARILSDEQVLAYLFSSGFSTRKVVTRVSGRGVGLDVVRATAEALGGTVHTASVRGRGTTFTLTAPVSALITSLLLTEIGATRYALPLAEVVALVPAADHPAVDSIDGPAVRFRGALVPLVPLPELLGEAAAPSADPRLVIARAGDVLMALAGTRRHRDRDAVVRSAGPVLDDNPYAVGGIDLEDGSVALVLGLGRMVTAARALAARSRHRAGDVAVTGAAKVLVVEDSVIMRDIIAEALRAHGVTVVEAGDGLEALAALEAHPDVGLVVTDLEMPGLDGFELIRRIRGQPRATRLPAVVISTRGSDADKLAAVEVGADAYLVKTDFTRDSLWSHVGRFLA; translated from the coding sequence ATGACCGACGACGATCTGCGCGGGCGGCGGCTCGAGGCGTTCCGGGCGATCGCCGCGGAGCGGCTCGGCAACATCAGCCTGGGCTGGATCGAGCTCGAGCACGATCCCGCGACCGCGGCCCGCACCGACGCGATGCTGCGCGAGCTGCACACGCTCAAGGGCGAGGCCGGCCTCCTGGGCCTGCTCGAGGTCGCCGACGCGGTCCACGCCCTCGAGGAGCTGGTCGGCGGCGCGGTCCGCGGCGCCGGGCCGGTCGCGCCCGAGGTCGGCGATCGGGTGCTGGGCGGGCTGCAGGCGGTCGGCGCCGCGATCGCCGGTGACGTCGGCGCGTCCGCCGCCGCGCTGGCCGCGTTCACCGCCGCGGCGTCGCGGACCGCGGTCGCGGCGGCGCCCGCGGGCCCGGCCGCGCCGACGCTGGCGGCCGGGCCCGGCACCGATCTGGCCCACGGCCTCGCCGCGGCCGCCGCCGGGTCGGTGCGCATCGACGTCGAGCAGCTCGATCGGATCCGCACCGTCGTCGGCGACCTCGTCGCGGTCCGGCACCGGCTGGCTGGCGTCACCGCCAGCGTCGCGCGGGCCCGCCAGCACCCCGGCGACATCGACGACACCCTGGCCGCGGTCCACGGCCACCTGCGCGACGACGTGCGCCGGCTGACGGCGATGGCGACCTCGCTCGATCTGGTCGTGCGCGACCTGCGGATGGTGCCGATCGCGCAGGTGCTGGCGCGGATCCCGTTGGTCGCGCGCGAGCTGGCGCGGGAGCTGGGCAAGGCGGTGCGGGTCGTGGTCCACGACGGCGGCGTCGAGGCCGACCGGGCGGTGCTCGAGGAGCTGCAGGCGCCGCTGATGCACCTGGTGCGCAACGCGCTCGATCACGGGATCGAGCCGGCGGCCGAGCGCGTGGCCGCGGGCAAGCCCGAGGTCGGGACGCTGACGATCACCGCCGACGTGCGCGGCAGCGTGCTGCGGCTGCAGCTCGCCGACGACGGCGGCGGCATCGACGTCGATCTGGTGCGACGGCGCGCGGTCGAGCAGGGGCTGATCGAGGCGCCGTCGGCGCGGATCCTGTCGGACGAGCAGGTCCTGGCCTACCTGTTCTCGTCGGGGTTCTCGACCCGCAAGGTCGTGACCCGGGTGTCGGGCCGGGGCGTCGGGCTCGACGTCGTGCGCGCCACCGCCGAGGCGCTGGGCGGCACGGTCCACACCGCCAGCGTGCGCGGCCGCGGCACGACCTTCACGCTGACCGCGCCGGTCAGCGCGCTCATCACGTCGCTCCTGCTGACCGAGATCGGCGCGACCCGGTACGCGCTGCCGCTGGCCGAGGTCGTGGCGCTGGTGCCCGCGGCGGATCACCCGGCGGTCGACAGCATCGACGGTCCGGCGGTGCGCTTCCGCGGCGCGCTGGTGCCGCTGGTGCCGCTGCCGGAGCTCCTGGGCGAGGCGGCGGCGCCGAGCGCCGACCCGCGGCTGGTGATCGCGCGCGCCGGCGACGTGCTGATGGCGCTGGCCGGGACCCGGCGCCACCGCGATCGCGACGCGGTCGTGCGCTCGGCCGGGCCGGTGCTCGACGACAACCCCTACGCGGTCGGCGGGATCGATCTCGAGGACGGCTCGGTGGCGCTGGTGCTCGGGCTCGGGCGCATGGTCACCGCGGCGCGCGCGCTCGCGGCGCGCAGCCGCCACCGCGCCGGCGACGTGGCGGTCACCGGCGCCGCCAAGGTGCTCGTGGTCGAGGACTCGGTGATCATGCGCGACATCATCGCCGAGGCGCTGCGCGCGCACGGCGTCACCGTGGTCGAGGCCGGCGACGGGCTCGAGGCGCTCGCCGCGCTCGAGGCCCACCCCGACGTCGGGCTGGTCGTGACCGATCTCGAGATGCCCGGCCTCGACGGCTTCGAGCTGATCCGCCGGATCCGCGGCCAGCCCCGGGCGACGCGGCTGCCGGCGGTCGTGATCTCGACCCGCGGCTCCGACGCCGACAAGCTGGCCGCGGTCGAGGTCGGGGCCGACGCGTACCTGGTCAAGACCGACTTCACGCGCGACAGCCTGTGGTCCCACGTCGGGCGGTTCCTGGCGTGA
- a CDS encoding serine/threonine protein kinase: MKKPVPFGKYYLLERINVGGMAEVFRSKAYGVEGFERLVAVKRILPNIAEDKEFIKMFIDEAKIAVQLNHANIAQIFDLGVVDSSYYIALEHVHGRDLRNIFDRCRTANEPMPVAQACFVIMKICEGLDYAHNKRDQGGRDLNLVHRDVSPQNILVSFEGEVKLIDFGIAKAAGKGQKTQAGILKGKFGYMSPEQVRGLPLDRKSDIFSCGIVLYELLTGERLFVGESDFSTLEKVRNVEILPPSTYNRKIPDELERIVLKALAKDTEDRYQNAIDLHDELQAFVYTAGEFYSRKDLAAWMKKTFGKEIEEETAKLETYRQLKPPPELLAGGRGPAAAPAQVNKPPAVPPGARRTTSMPSVPPPTPGTGGAPVTRPPPPPSGLRSTQGMPVVPPPPSMTMPSMSAAANAAAGDYGPPKADLNWDDDELETQIYDNPEEEAAAKAAKANAVMSSAVAAMAAATPGMLPPPPPAPPPPVEEPDLSALVRTAKGWGATGAKANGHPPGTNGHVAAAPAFTAGAGSGPMSAVGPNTGAGPATPYFEDRHESAASFPHARPDSFDPMATFGAGIVAPKKSRTMLWAALGGVALIAAAVAIVLITSRSNKKTPEATAGTDTPTAGTAAPAPGDANTGFDLFVSPASVTGWRIDDKPQSTTLPAQIRQVATGRHRVSIDAPPGFMSVSQDVEVTAGQVERVTITLQPLEIVASFETTPPGAKVVLVADGKRTEVGVTPTNAKIDPRQRYDVEFEKDGYVSVTKPLVISGAPEEKVVVNLERGGTVAVAPGSGSSGPATMPGGGSSKPSGGSAKPPGGGSSKPPGGDVKPPGGDVKPPGGDVKPPGGDVKPPGGDVKPPPVAKGDGTLLLSAKPPCEIFVDGRNTGLKTPQRDLKLSAGKHKITLLNNEFGIKESFSVDIKADEQTKAIKDFSDRLPQ; this comes from the coding sequence GTGAAAAAGCCCGTTCCATTCGGCAAGTACTACTTGCTCGAGCGCATCAATGTCGGCGGCATGGCCGAGGTCTTCCGTTCGAAGGCCTACGGGGTCGAGGGCTTCGAGCGCCTGGTCGCCGTGAAGCGGATCTTGCCGAACATCGCGGAGGACAAAGAGTTCATCAAGATGTTCATCGACGAGGCGAAGATCGCGGTTCAGCTGAACCACGCGAACATCGCCCAGATCTTCGATCTCGGCGTCGTCGATAGCAGCTACTACATCGCCCTCGAGCACGTCCACGGCCGCGACCTCCGCAACATCTTCGACCGCTGCCGCACGGCGAACGAGCCGATGCCCGTGGCCCAGGCCTGCTTCGTGATCATGAAGATCTGCGAGGGCCTGGACTACGCGCACAACAAGCGCGACCAGGGCGGCCGCGACCTCAACCTGGTCCACCGCGACGTCTCGCCGCAGAACATTCTGGTGTCGTTCGAGGGCGAGGTGAAGCTGATCGACTTCGGCATCGCCAAGGCGGCGGGCAAGGGGCAGAAGACCCAGGCCGGCATCCTCAAGGGCAAGTTCGGGTACATGTCGCCCGAGCAGGTCCGCGGCCTGCCGCTCGATCGCAAGAGCGACATCTTCTCGTGCGGCATCGTGCTGTACGAGCTGCTCACCGGCGAGCGGCTGTTCGTCGGCGAGAGCGACTTCTCGACGCTCGAGAAGGTCCGCAACGTCGAGATCCTCCCGCCCTCGACCTACAACCGCAAGATCCCCGACGAGCTCGAGCGGATCGTCCTCAAGGCGCTGGCCAAGGACACCGAGGATCGCTACCAGAACGCGATCGATCTCCACGACGAGCTGCAGGCCTTCGTCTACACCGCCGGCGAGTTCTACTCGCGCAAGGATCTGGCGGCGTGGATGAAGAAGACGTTCGGCAAGGAGATCGAGGAGGAGACCGCGAAGCTCGAGACCTACCGGCAGCTCAAGCCGCCGCCCGAGCTCCTCGCGGGCGGGCGCGGCCCGGCCGCGGCGCCAGCGCAGGTGAACAAGCCGCCGGCGGTGCCGCCGGGCGCGCGCCGGACCACGTCGATGCCGTCGGTGCCGCCGCCCACGCCGGGCACCGGGGGCGCGCCGGTGACGCGGCCGCCGCCGCCGCCGAGCGGGCTGCGCTCGACCCAGGGCATGCCGGTCGTGCCGCCGCCGCCGTCGATGACGATGCCGTCGATGTCGGCCGCCGCCAACGCCGCCGCTGGCGACTACGGTCCGCCCAAGGCCGATCTCAACTGGGACGACGACGAGCTCGAGACCCAGATCTACGACAACCCCGAGGAGGAGGCTGCGGCCAAGGCCGCGAAGGCCAACGCGGTCATGTCGAGCGCGGTCGCCGCGATGGCGGCCGCCACGCCTGGGATGCTGCCGCCGCCGCCGCCCGCGCCGCCGCCTCCGGTCGAGGAGCCGGATCTGTCGGCGCTGGTGCGCACCGCCAAGGGGTGGGGCGCGACCGGCGCCAAGGCCAACGGGCACCCGCCAGGCACCAACGGCCACGTCGCCGCGGCGCCGGCGTTCACCGCGGGCGCGGGCTCGGGCCCGATGTCCGCGGTCGGGCCGAACACCGGGGCCGGCCCGGCGACGCCGTACTTCGAGGATCGCCACGAGTCGGCGGCGTCGTTCCCGCACGCGCGGCCCGACTCGTTCGACCCGATGGCCACCTTCGGCGCCGGCATCGTCGCGCCGAAGAAGTCGCGGACCATGCTGTGGGCCGCGCTCGGCGGCGTCGCGCTGATCGCCGCCGCGGTCGCGATCGTGCTCATCACGTCGCGCTCGAACAAGAAGACGCCCGAGGCCACGGCCGGGACCGACACGCCCACCGCGGGCACCGCCGCGCCCGCGCCCGGCGACGCCAACACCGGCTTCGATCTGTTCGTGTCGCCGGCGTCGGTGACCGGCTGGCGGATCGACGACAAGCCCCAGTCGACCACGCTGCCGGCGCAGATCCGGCAGGTCGCGACCGGCCGGCACCGCGTGTCGATCGACGCGCCGCCCGGCTTCATGAGCGTGTCGCAGGACGTCGAGGTCACCGCCGGCCAGGTCGAGCGCGTGACGATCACGCTGCAGCCGCTGGAGATCGTCGCCAGCTTCGAGACCACGCCGCCCGGCGCCAAGGTGGTGTTGGTCGCCGACGGCAAGCGCACCGAGGTCGGCGTGACGCCGACCAACGCCAAGATCGATCCGCGCCAGCGCTACGACGTCGAGTTCGAGAAGGACGGCTACGTCAGCGTGACCAAGCCGCTGGTGATCTCGGGCGCGCCCGAGGAGAAGGTCGTCGTCAACCTCGAGCGCGGCGGCACCGTCGCCGTCGCGCCCGGCTCGGGCTCGTCCGGGCCCGCGACCATGCCCGGCGGCGGCAGCAGCAAGCCGAGCGGCGGCAGCGCCAAGCCGCCCGGCGGTGGCAGCAGCAAGCCGCCCGGCGGTGACGTCAAGCCGCCCGGTGGTGACGTCAAGCCGCCCGGTGGTGACGTCAAGCCGCCCGGTGGTGACGTCAAGCCGCCCGGCGGCGACGTCAAGCCGCCGCCCGTGGCCAAGGGCGACGGCACGCTGCTCCTCAGCGCCAAGCCGCCGTGCGAGATCTTCGTCGACGGTCGCAACACTGGCCTCAAGACGCCGCAGCGCGACCTCAAGCTCTCCGCCGGCAAGCACAAGATCACGCTGCTCAACAACGAGTTCGGCATCAAGGAGTCGTTCTCGGTCGACATCAAGGCCGACGAGCAGACCAAGGCCATCAAGGACTTCTCGGACCGCCTGCCGCAGTAA
- a CDS encoding response regulator transcription factor, giving the protein MSPTGARGLLLRGEAAALGVIAPVVVAADGTARLLTGAPAPVGAHLALALGWPPLLPPLEVTADVVGAEAAGAPGDRSAWLLALTPGAGTDAVRALVASVGATPPPAARARVLLVEDSALLCDAFRWGLRRHLGAHADAVTVDAVGDVDAAWALTRAHRYDLIVVDYFLPGQPGDALIARLRAAAAPAPPVVAVSLGGEVARDATMAAGADLFLAKPLALAELYSTLDLCLAKGVPIVPKRILLMDDSVLFLELVSDALRRAGYQVTTARDLGELDGRPDDVDLVLMDVQMPEAFGDDLGMVLRHVRGSAAAIYLLSSLDGDELARRAAEAGLDGYISKHVGVDAVVARVGEITAALPEPA; this is encoded by the coding sequence GTGAGCCCGACCGGGGCGCGCGGCCTGCTGCTGCGCGGCGAGGCCGCGGCGCTGGGCGTGATCGCGCCGGTGGTGGTCGCCGCCGACGGCACCGCCCGGCTCCTGACCGGCGCGCCGGCGCCGGTCGGCGCGCACCTGGCGCTCGCGCTGGGCTGGCCGCCGCTCCTGCCGCCGCTGGAGGTCACGGCCGACGTGGTCGGCGCCGAGGCCGCGGGCGCGCCCGGCGATCGCTCAGCCTGGCTCCTGGCGCTGACCCCGGGCGCCGGGACCGACGCGGTGCGCGCGCTGGTCGCCAGCGTCGGCGCCACGCCGCCGCCCGCGGCCCGGGCCCGGGTGCTGCTGGTCGAGGACAGCGCGCTGCTGTGCGACGCGTTCCGGTGGGGGCTGCGCCGGCACCTCGGGGCCCACGCCGACGCGGTGACCGTCGACGCGGTCGGCGACGTCGACGCGGCCTGGGCGCTGACGCGCGCGCACCGCTACGACCTGATCGTCGTCGACTACTTCTTGCCGGGTCAGCCCGGCGACGCGCTGATCGCGCGGCTGCGCGCCGCCGCGGCGCCGGCGCCGCCGGTGGTCGCGGTCAGCCTCGGCGGCGAGGTCGCGCGCGACGCGACGATGGCGGCCGGGGCCGATCTGTTCCTGGCCAAGCCGCTGGCGCTGGCCGAGCTGTACTCGACGCTTGATCTCTGCCTGGCCAAGGGAGTCCCGATCGTGCCGAAGCGCATCTTGCTGATGGACGACAGCGTCCTGTTCCTCGAGCTGGTCAGCGACGCGCTCCGCCGCGCCGGGTACCAGGTGACCACGGCCCGCGACCTCGGCGAGCTCGACGGTCGGCCCGACGACGTCGATCTGGTGCTGATGGACGTGCAGATGCCGGAGGCGTTCGGCGACGACCTGGGCATGGTGCTGCGGCACGTGCGCGGCTCGGCGGCCGCGATCTACCTGCTGTCGTCGCTCGACGGCGACGAGCTGGCCCGGCGCGCGGCCGAGGCCGGGCTCGACGGCTACATCTCGAAGCACGTCGGCGTCGACGCGGTCGTGGCGCGGGTCGGCGAGATCACCGCGGCGCTGCCGGAGCCGGCGTGA
- a CDS encoding response regulator, with protein MNESLRSRFLPRLVEVGGQRCARALAAIMAAEPGAAAAARAELHTLAGETGILGLTELAELAQRGERDCAAWADAGEVAARARAAIAVRTLAARLRALAPVAPPRRVVVVDDSPLVAAEVGDRLRADGWEVEAADDLESTLRLVRDWHPQVVLMDVNMPGLTLADLCARTRAAATGALAICLLSGASDAELTAHARAVGADGWVSKVAGLGVVVERVRAMAGRA; from the coding sequence GTGAACGAGAGCCTGCGGTCGCGGTTCCTGCCGCGCCTGGTCGAGGTCGGCGGGCAGCGGTGCGCGCGCGCGCTCGCGGCGATCATGGCGGCCGAGCCCGGCGCGGCCGCGGCGGCGCGGGCCGAGCTGCACACGCTCGCCGGCGAGACCGGGATCCTCGGGCTGACCGAGCTGGCCGAGCTGGCCCAGCGCGGCGAGCGCGACTGCGCGGCGTGGGCCGACGCCGGCGAGGTCGCGGCCCGCGCCCGCGCCGCGATCGCGGTGCGCACGCTGGCGGCCCGCCTGCGCGCGCTGGCGCCGGTGGCCCCGCCGCGCCGGGTCGTCGTCGTCGACGACAGCCCGCTGGTCGCCGCCGAGGTCGGCGATCGCCTGCGCGCCGACGGCTGGGAGGTCGAGGCCGCCGACGACCTCGAGTCGACGCTGCGCCTGGTGCGCGACTGGCACCCGCAGGTGGTGTTGATGGACGTCAACATGCCGGGGCTGACGCTCGCTGATCTGTGCGCGCGCACGCGCGCCGCCGCCACTGGCGCGCTGGCGATCTGCCTGCTGTCGGGCGCCTCGGACGCCGAGCTCACCGCCCACGCCCGCGCCGTCGGCGCCGACGGCTGGGTGTCGAAGGTCGCCGGCCTCGGGGTCGTGGTCGAGCGGGTGCGCGCGATGGCGGGTCGCGCGTGA
- a CDS encoding response regulator encodes MSPTSRDRRRANDVTCMAALRDVLAVLDRHRLDREVDETAFAVVVGTMRTLLDALVEVEPRALAELRRLLDELGDDAAEVVAWHRFEDFVEHWFVLVRHVVFGLRPEAVPDELTRLRAELARAIRPSPPPAAAAAGDHRATILLIDDSAVVLAVVDEALAAAGYRVHAVGSFAETEAVLRKVKPDLVLTDVCLPDVEGDDLCARLKARTGRLVPVVLMSNLPELELGRRAAAARADAFLSKRHGPQHVVDVVNALLDELVL; translated from the coding sequence GTGAGCCCGACCTCGCGCGATCGCCGCCGCGCCAACGACGTCACCTGCATGGCCGCGCTGCGCGACGTGCTCGCCGTGCTCGATCGCCACCGCCTCGATCGCGAGGTCGACGAGACCGCGTTCGCGGTGGTGGTCGGCACGATGCGCACGCTGCTCGACGCGCTGGTCGAGGTCGAGCCGCGCGCGCTGGCCGAGCTGCGCCGGCTGCTCGACGAGCTCGGTGACGACGCCGCGGAGGTGGTCGCGTGGCACCGGTTCGAGGACTTCGTCGAGCACTGGTTCGTGCTGGTCCGGCACGTCGTGTTCGGGCTCCGGCCGGAGGCGGTGCCCGACGAGCTGACCCGGCTGCGGGCCGAGCTGGCGCGCGCGATCCGCCCGAGCCCGCCGCCCGCGGCCGCGGCCGCCGGCGACCACCGCGCCACGATCCTGTTGATCGACGACAGCGCGGTCGTGCTGGCGGTGGTCGACGAGGCCCTGGCCGCGGCCGGCTACCGCGTCCACGCGGTCGGCAGCTTCGCCGAGACCGAGGCGGTCCTGCGCAAGGTCAAGCCCGACCTGGTGCTGACCGACGTGTGCCTGCCCGACGTCGAGGGCGACGATCTGTGCGCGCGCCTCAAGGCCCGGACCGGGCGGCTGGTGCCGGTGGTGCTGATGTCGAACCTGCCGGAGCTCGAGCTGGGGCGCCGCGCCGCCGCCGCCCGGGCCGACGCGTTCCTGTCCAAGCGCCACGGCCCCCAGCACGTGGTCGACGTGGTCAACGCCCTGCTCGACGAGCTGGTCCTGTAG
- a CDS encoding response regulator, which yields MLAMGAGDSPRPRGDGARLIVDCDALAELVGECTAALARGRIVVAAGRALPEATPVKLQLDTGALVAPIVLTTTVMDGCGDGGGEVTLELAPAEQERLAALVERITAGDPALVAPVARVLIADDNPHLAELIRAGLIGSSRRPVASAPALRFEFAVAADGASALAVIAGAPFDVAIVGVYLAPLGAAQLIARVRAHAGPRLPIIAIASEAQPAQRLAFAAGADAFMEKPVRLRSIYDGIVTLLDGRARSVRA from the coding sequence ATGCTCGCTATGGGTGCTGGAGACAGCCCGCGTCCGCGCGGTGACGGCGCGCGGCTGATCGTCGATTGCGACGCGCTGGCGGAGCTCGTGGGCGAGTGCACCGCCGCGCTCGCGCGCGGGCGCATCGTCGTGGCGGCCGGGCGCGCGCTGCCCGAGGCGACGCCGGTCAAGCTGCAGCTCGACACCGGCGCGCTGGTGGCGCCGATCGTCCTGACGACGACGGTGATGGACGGGTGCGGCGACGGCGGCGGCGAGGTCACGCTCGAGCTGGCGCCGGCCGAGCAGGAGCGCCTGGCCGCGCTGGTCGAGCGGATCACCGCCGGCGATCCGGCGCTCGTGGCGCCGGTCGCGCGGGTGCTGATCGCCGACGACAACCCCCACCTGGCCGAGCTGATCCGGGCCGGGCTGATCGGCTCGAGCCGGCGCCCGGTCGCGTCGGCGCCGGCGCTGCGCTTCGAGTTCGCGGTCGCGGCCGACGGCGCCAGCGCGCTGGCGGTGATCGCCGGCGCGCCGTTCGACGTCGCGATCGTCGGCGTCTACCTGGCGCCGCTGGGCGCGGCCCAGCTGATCGCCCGGGTCCGCGCCCACGCCGGGCCGCGCCTGCCGATCATCGCGATCGCCAGCGAGGCCCAGCCGGCCCAGCGCCTGGCGTTCGCGGCCGGCGCCGACGCGTTCATGGAGAAGCCGGTGCGCCTGCGCAGCATCTACGACGGGATCGTGACGCTCCTGGACGGCCGCGCCCGGAGCGTGCGGGCGTGA
- a CDS encoding chemotaxis protein CheB, translating into MTVRVLIVDDSAFFREVLRAELAGWPEVEVVGEAGDGARAIELARALRPDVVTMDVVLPLVGGLEAIRAIMAERPTAIVVLSRLVGHDARLALDAIAAGALELIEKPTAGFDASAVRRLVELLTTVAASQRIAPARPTPVAAPRLPRAPAAQIVGVVASTGGPQLLRALLAALPATYPLPIAIVQHTTAGFVAPLVSWLGDTCALPVTVAQVGQRVAGGQVVVAPDDLHLTIDRDGRVRLGDGPREAGHRPSGTALLRALARGHGAAVVGLVLSGMGKDGADGLAAVAAAGGVAIVQDPADAAIDAMPRAALAAVPTATVATAAALPGLLLAAARSPAS; encoded by the coding sequence GTGACCGTGCGGGTGCTGATCGTCGACGACTCGGCGTTCTTCCGCGAGGTGCTGCGGGCGGAGCTGGCCGGCTGGCCCGAGGTCGAGGTCGTCGGCGAGGCCGGCGACGGCGCCCGCGCGATCGAGCTGGCCCGGGCGCTGCGGCCCGACGTGGTCACGATGGACGTGGTGCTGCCGCTGGTCGGCGGCCTCGAGGCGATCCGCGCGATCATGGCCGAGCGCCCGACCGCGATCGTCGTGCTGTCGCGGCTGGTCGGGCACGACGCGCGCCTCGCGCTCGACGCGATCGCCGCCGGCGCGCTCGAGCTGATCGAGAAGCCGACCGCGGGCTTCGACGCGAGCGCGGTGCGGCGCCTGGTCGAGCTCTTGACCACCGTCGCGGCGAGCCAGCGGATCGCGCCCGCGCGGCCGACGCCGGTCGCCGCGCCGCGGCTGCCGCGCGCGCCCGCGGCCCAGATCGTCGGCGTGGTCGCGTCGACCGGCGGGCCCCAGCTCCTGCGCGCGCTGCTGGCCGCGTTGCCGGCGACCTACCCGCTGCCGATCGCGATCGTCCAGCACACCACCGCCGGGTTCGTCGCGCCGCTGGTGAGCTGGCTCGGCGACACCTGCGCGCTGCCGGTGACGGTCGCCCAGGTCGGGCAGCGCGTGGCCGGTGGCCAGGTCGTGGTGGCGCCCGACGATCTGCACCTGACGATCGATCGCGACGGCCGGGTCCGGCTCGGCGACGGCCCGCGCGAGGCCGGGCACCGCCCGTCGGGCACGGCCCTGCTGCGCGCGCTGGCCCGCGGCCACGGCGCGGCGGTGGTCGGGCTGGTGCTGTCGGGCATGGGCAAGGACGGCGCCGACGGCCTGGCCGCGGTCGCGGCCGCGGGCGGTGTCGCGATCGTCCAGGACCCCGCCGACGCCGCGATCGACGCGATGCCGCGCGCGGCGCTGGCGGCGGTGCCGACCGCGACCGTCGCGACCGCGGCGGCGCTCCCGGGCCTGCTCCTGGCCGCGGCCCGGAGCCCGGCGTCGTGA